The segment AATACTATATGAATACTATTATACCATACATTAAAGGAATGATTTTAATTCATTCCTTTTAAAAAGTAAATCTGCCTTAAATTTATAAATAATCCTTTTATAATACTTAAGGCAGATTTTATTTATCTATTAAATTTTAAAAACTGCATCTTTTGAAAATCTTTTAACTACAAGATCTATGTCTTCGTAAGCGATTTCAAGAGCCTTATCTCTTCCAACTTTATTCATATCAACCCCTTCAATTAATACTTTTTCAAATCTTTTAACACCTAAAAATTTGAAAATATCATGAAAATAATCTACTCCATGATTAAACTTTCCTCCTAAAATCTTAGGATATATTCCTCCCGAAGATTGAATATATACCATATCTCTAGGCTTATCATCTAAAAGTCCCTTGACACTTTCTTCCCTTAACTCAATTAATTTATTGTTAAGCATAATAGAGTCTATATATCTTTTTAAAATTGATGGAAAACTCACACTCCACATAGGTGCCGCAATTACATAAATATCAGCACTTAAAAATTGGTTACAAAGCTCATTCATCCTATCTACTAAATTCTTGTCCTCTTCTCTTAAGCTCTCATATTCCTCTCCATCTACAAGTTCTGCAGTACCCTTAAAGCATTTGTAATTTGGATCTTTTATATCTTCACTATATAGATCTAATTCTTCAACTACTACCTGAGGGTCCTCACATTTAAACTTATTTATAAAATATCTCCCCGCAGTTTTACTAGTAGACATATCCTCTGGTTTTGAACTAGCAGAAATATATAATATTTTTTTCATTTTAAGCACCTCCATACTAGATTTATTTTTAGCAAAAAGCTTTAATTTATACTAACTGAACTTCAGCATAAATAATAACAGCTAATATAAATAAAGTTTTTCTTAGAAAATTCATCTACTAATTGTAAGGAGTATAGCTTTTAATAAAATACATTTTTTTGATTTCTATCTGTAACCTCTATAGCTGTGTTCCATTATTTGTAATTTTTTCTATAAAAAACAATTCAATATACAAAATCAATTCAAACGTAAAAGGAGAAATTAAGTATTTTATGTTTAAATTTTTTTCATTACTTACATATGACTATTATATACTCTTAATACTAATTTACCAAAAATAATTAAACCACAAGTTTAATAGCAATCTATGCTTTTAAACTTGTGGTTATACACAATTTTGGCGGGAGTATGTGCGAATCGAACACACCCATCGAGGTCCTACCCCGACAACACGGTTTTGAAGACCGGCAGGCACACCAGCACCTATCTACCCCCATATATATACTTTTTTCGTCAAATCACGTGTTTTATTATAACACAGTATAAAGACGTTTTCAACAAATACTTAAAAATATAAACGGACACCCTGTAATAGTAGTGTCCAGTTATATTTTCTTTATACAAAATAGAATGCCTTATGCCTTGTATAAAACTCTTTTATTTTCAAGTCTTCTAGTTATTTTTTCACCATCAAAATGCTCAAGAATAGAAACTACATATTTTCTACTAGTATCTAAAATATCCCTGGCTTCTTTTGGAGTTATCTCACCATTTTCTTTCATATATGACACAATTTTTTCTCTAGCCTCTTCATAACACTTCAAAGAAAAAATACATTCTTCATCAGTTTTCACTAAATCTCCACCTAAAATTAAAGCCTCAAATACCATTTTGAAATTTTCCTTATCCTTTTGCTTATCTAATAGATCTTTAAATTTTGGTGGTGCAAATCTACTTTTATCATATTCATTTATAATGTAATTTTTTATATTTTCTTGCTCTTCATTGAACTTAACTTCAAAACCATGTTTTGATATAAGTTTACTATGAATATCTATAATCCCATAAGATACCATAATGCTAAGTATTTCATCATAAGTTTTTTGTTTTAGTGATTTACCGAAAAGTTTTTCTTTTATCTCCTCTTTAGCTATTCCTTGTCTTAATGGGTACTTACTATGATATTCTTCTAGTATTTCCTCTAATCTATCCATGTTTCTTTTTATATATTCAAAATGAACATAAAGCTCATTATCTAAAGCTACTAGTTTTATAATTTTTCCTTGCTTTATTAGGTCTAAAAGCTCCTCTTGAATACTATTTTCATTTTTCCCAAGAGCCTTTAGTATACTTTTAATATCAGGAAAATTTGGGCTTAATTTTTTAACTGTAGCTTCTAATATTCCTCCTACATGGCCACTTTCTTTTAATTTAAGATCTTTAAGGTATTTTTCATCAAACCTCTTAGCTTTTATAGCTACAGGTTCTATTATACTTCCTCCTCCTATAGTATGCATAGGAGAATAGCTTCTTATTACAAATCTATCATTTCTCTGTGAGGACAAAGGTTTTTCAAGTCTAAGCTGCACATAAGCCTCCTCTCCAGGGTTTATTGCATCTTTATCTAATATAACAGTTCTACAAAGTATTTCTTCTGTACCATGATATAATCTTACTCTTTGTCTATTTTCTAAAGGTCTATCCGCACTTTTTAAATAGTAAAACTTTGTATCAACCATAAAAGATGGCTCCATAGCATTCTCTTTAGAAATTACATTTCCTCTTTCTATGTCGCTTACTTTTATATTAGATAAGTTTATTGCACATCTTTGCCCAGCTTCACTTAGGTCTACTGATTTTTCATGAACTTGAAGTCCCCTTACCTTAGTTTTTATCTTTGAAGGGTATATCTCTACTTCTTCTCCTACTTTTACACTTCCACTTATAACAGTTCCTGTAACAACAGTTCCAAATCCACTAACAGAAAAAACTCTATCTACAGGAAGTCTAAAATGTCCTTCAATGTCTTTTGCCCCTACTTCCTCTGTGGCCTTATCAACTGCTTCTATAAGCTCTTTAAATCCCTCTTTAGTTTTAGAGGAAACGGGATACATAGGAGCGCTTTCAAGGAAAGTACCCTTAAATTCATTTCTTATATCCTCTCCAACAAGTCCTATCCATTCTTTATCAACCAAATCACATTTTGTAAGAGCAATTATTCCTTTTTTAACATTAAGTAGTTGAAGAATCTCAAAGTGTTCTCTAGTTTGAGGCATTATTCCCTCATCTGCCGCAATAACTAGTATAACAATATCTATGCTGCTAATACCTGCTAGCATATTTTTTATAAATCTTTCATGGCCAGGAACATCTATAATACCTGCTCTTTTTCCTGAGGGCAAATCAAAAAAGTAAACCCTAAATTAATAGATATTCCTCTTTCCTTTTCTTCTCTTAGATTATCCGTTTCTCTACCTGTAAGAGCTTTTATAAGTGATGTCTTACCATGATCTATGTGACCTGCAGTACCTATTATCAAATGCTTCATTTCATCACTCCTTATGATTTCAAAGGTCTATTTTATACTAGAAAAAGCCTTCACAATATCATCAAAATCCTTTTTAAATATAGTTCTTAAATCCATTATAACTTCATTGTTATATACTCTCGTTATTATAGGTATTTCATTCATCCTTAATTTACATTCAATTTCCTCTGGAGTATACACCTTACTTTTAACTTTTAATACATAAGTTTCTATTCGTTCCGTAGGCATAGATCCTCCACCTACCATAGAAAAATCTTCCTCTATATCAAAATTAAAATCAGAAACTTTATTTTTAAGTCTTCTTTTTAATGAAATAGCCTTCTTCTTTATTTCATCTTTAGGGCTTAACAACATATTAACTGTAGGTATTTTATCTATAGCTTCTTTTTCATCCAAGTATAATCTTAAAGTTGCCTCTAACGCAGCCAAAGTCATTTTATCAATTCTAAGGGCTCTTGTTAGCTGGTTTTTCTTCATTCTATCTATAAATACTTTTTTACCCACAATTATACCTGCTTGAGGACCTCCAAGCATTTTATCGCCACTAAAACTTACAACATCAATTCCTTTTTTTACACTTTCTTGTACAGTTGGCTCATAGGTAAATCCATATTTACAATAGTCTATTAATACACCGCTTCCTATATCTTCATATGTTGGAATATTATTTTTTTCACCTAGTTTAACAAGATCTTCTATAGATACTTCCTCTGTAAAGCCAAGAATCTTAAAGTTAGATGTATGTACCTTTAATAAAACTCCTGTATTTTCATTTATATTATTTTCATAATCATAAACATGGGTTCTATTAGTAGTTCCAACTTCTACTAACTTTGCATTACTAAATTTCATCACTTCAGGAACCCTAAAAGATCCCCCAATTTCTACAAGCTGCCCACGAGATACTATCGCTTCCATGCCATTGCATAAAGTATTTAGTACTAGCATAACTGCCGCTGCATTATTATTAACTACCATAGCAGCCTCGGCTCCCGTAATTTTTGTAATTATATCTTCTATATGACTATATCTAAGCCCTCTTTTTCCAGTTTCTATATTATACTCAAGATTGTTATAATTCTTAGAAACATTTATAACCGCCTCTACTGCAGTATCACTTAATAAAGATCTTCCAAGATTAGTATGTATAACAGTACCTGTTGCATTTACTAATTTTTTTAGTTTTGGAGCATTATTTTTTTTATAAGATTTAAAAAGGTTTCTAAAACTTTTTCCTTGGAAATACTATCTATTTTGTCCTTAAGTATTAAATTTCTATAATACTCTATAGTTTCTCTAAGAGTGTCTATAACAAGGGTCCTCATGGCAACGTTTAACTGCTTTTCAACCACTTCTTCTTTTAAAAGCTCATCTACTTTAGGTAGATTTCTTAATAACTCCTTATTCATATCTAAACCACCTTTTTAATTACATATAGTTTATATACCTTTTATTTTCCTTTATTTTTATTCAACCACAATGTATTTTTCTTTAAAAGGAACAACCTCTCCAATTACAGAAGACTTAATCTCTAATTTATTAAGCTCTTCTAACAATTTAGGAGCCTCATCCTTTGAAATTGAAACTAAAAGTCCTCCAGAGGTTTGTGGGTCGAATAAAATATCCTCTAGCCACTCTGGTACATCCTTTAATTCATATTTTCCATCTAAATATCCTCTATTATTATAGGCACCTGCTGGTACTAAACCCATTTGAGAAAGCTCTTTTGCCTCTTCTATAAAGGGAATATTGTCTTTTAACAATTTAATTGTAATATTCTCTGAACCACTAGCCATTTCGTACGCATGTCCCATAATTCCAAAACCAGTTATATCTGTACAAGCACTTATAGGATACTTAGCTACTATTTCACCTGCATATTTATTTAAAGTTGTCATGTTTTTTACTGCCTTATCATAAGTTTCTTTAGAGGCTAGTTCTGCTTTAATTGCAGTATTTATAATTCCAACTCCTAAAGGTTTAGTTAAAATCAAAACCTCTCCTTCTTTGCATCCACAATTTTTTAAAACCTTATTTGGATTTACAACTCCTGTTACAGATAATCCATATTTAGGCTCATCATCCTCTACTGAATGTCCTCCAACTACTACAGCTCCTGCTTCTAAAACTTTATCTGCTCCTCCTTTTAATATCTCACCTAAAACATCTATAGGAAGACAATTAGGAAAACAAACTATATTAAGAGCTACTGTAGGTTTTCCACCCATAGCATAAATATCACTTAAAGAATTAGTTGCCGCTATCTGTCCAAAAGTGTAGGGATCATCTACTACTGGAGTAAAAAAATCTAGAGTTTGAATTATGGCCATATCTTCACTTAATTTATATACAGCTGCATCATCTGAAGTCTCTATACCAACTATTAGATTATTATCCTGCATTTTAGGCAATTTGTTTAAAATCTTTGAAAGGGTCTCCGGCCCTATTTTAGCTGCTCATCCAGAGGTTTTGCTCATTTCTGTTAATCTTTTATTATTCATATGTAACACCTCCCTATTATGTATTAATTTTATAATATTACATCTAATATGTCCACTGTACTTACAATTACAAATTATACCCTTAATAAATTTATACTATATTTCTACTTTATCTCTAAATTTCTTAAGAGTTTTCTCACCTATCCTATCAATCTTCAATAGATCTTCTAGGCTTTTAAATCCACCATTTTTTTCTCTAAACTCTATAATTTTATTTGCAGTAACGTCTCCAACTCCAGGTAAAGTTTTTAATTCTTCAATAGATGCGGTATTTAAATTAACTTTTTTCCCATCACTGTCATTATTATAACTAGAAGTATTCCTTGAAACTTCTAAAGTTCTATTTAAATCTAAATTTTCTTTTTCCCCTATTTTATATACATATATTAAATCCTCATCCTTAAGTTTTTTGGACATGTGCATCCTATTAATATCAGCATCCTTTGTAAACCCACTTGCAATTTCTATTAAATCCTTAACTCTCCCATCCTTTTTCAAATTATAAACCCCTGGTTTATTAACTGCACCTTTTATATCTACTACAATAGTATCACTAGAACTTTCTAGTTTAAAATTACTCTTTTCTATAGTTTTACTCTCGACAAACATATTTTCACAATTTTTTTCATCCTCATTATTATAATTAGGTTTAGATAAATTATACCCTACAATGAGAAATACTATAGAAATAACCAATATCACTAAGGAACCTATATATTTTTCTTTGTTTTTTCTAAAACACTCATCATTAAACATTTTATCTCCTTGAATTGTTTAATTTATTATTAATTTCTAACTATTTTAAATTATTACCACAATTTAAAATTTTAGTATCGATTAATGGCAATTTTTTTGATATACTTAAATGTATATAAAAAGCCATGACATATCTAAGGAGGAAAACATGAAAAAATTTCTTTTAATGCTAGCTCTGCTTTGCATATTTTTTCTTACACAGTCAAAGCATCTACACCAAAACCACCAGAAGTATCTGCTGATGGCGCTATACTTATGGATGCAAAATCTTTGCAAATACTATATTCAAAAAACATAGATACTTCTTATCCACCTGCATCTACTACTAAAATAATGACTGCACTTTTAACCTTTGAAAAATGCAATTTAGATGATTTAGTTACGGTAGGTAAAAATCCACCTCTTGCAGATGGAAGTAAAATATATATACATGTTGGTGAAAAATTAACAGTTGAACAACTTCTACATGGTCTTTTGCTATCCTCTGCCAATGATTGTGCAGAAACCTTAGCAGAATACATGGCAGGAAGCAAAGAAAATTTTGCTAAAATGATGAACCAAAGAGCAAAAGAACTGGGCTGTACAAATACTAATTTTGTGAATCCCAGTGGTCTTTATAATAAGGAACATAAAACTAGCGCTAAAGATTTAGCACTTATTATGAATGAACTTGTAAAGCACGAAGAATATATAAAAATTGCTAAAACTTCTTCATACAAAATACCAAAAACCAATAAAATGAGCGAAGAGAGACCTCTTTGGAATGGAAATAGATTAATTCAATCTTGTAGTGGGTATTATTACAAATACTGTGAAGGAGGCAAAACTGGATATACAGTTCAATCCCTACACTCTTATGTTGCAAGTGCAAAAAAAGATGGCCATAGGCTTATAGTAGCTCTTGTACATGATGGCCATAAAACTTTTTTTAAAGATGCTCCTTTACTATTTAACTACGGATTTGATAATTTTGAGTCTTTAAAACTTTATTCAAAGGGAGATACTATTGATAATTATGAAATAAATGATAATAGCAAGATACCAATAAATATAAATGAAGATTTTTATTACTCTTTTTTGAAAAATCAATACCAAAAAGACAAAACAAAAGTAGAATTAAAAATTGAAGATTTAGAAAATAAGACCATAAAAAAAGGAACTGTAATTGGCAAATGCTTAATTACATATGACAATAAAACAATTGGTATGGCTGAGGTTACAGCAGGTAGCAATTACACACCTAAAGAAATATTAGGTATAAACATGAACTTTGCAAAAACTAAGTCCAAAAATTCTTTATATACATACTTATTGTTTGCTTTAGGAATATTGTTTATTTCCATAATTTCAATGAGAATTATAAGAAAGAGAAAAGCTAAGAAAAATTCTTAAAATAATCCATATATAATGATTTTCTAATGATTAAAATAGGCTATGCTCTATTAAAATTTATAGTAGCATAGCCTATTAGCTAGTCTCATATCTTTTCTAATAAGTTTTTCATATCCTTTGGAAGTTCCCTCTCCAAATTAACTATATGGCCATCTCTTGGGTGAGGAAAGGATAATTTATAGGCATGTAGCGCCTGTCTTTCTATGTATTCCTTCTCTTCTTTTCCATATAGTACATCACCAAAAAGTGGATGTCCTATATGACTCATATGTACCCTTATCTGGTGAGTTCTGCCTGTTTCCAAAGTGAGCTTTACTAAATCACCTTTACTGTAACTCTTTATTACTTCAAAGTGAGTTATGCTCTCTTGTCCTCTTTCATCAACAATTCTATTTATACTATCTCCTCCAGTTCTATAAATAGGCAAGTTTATGGTACCTTTTTTTCTTTTAAATTTCCATGAACAATTGCATAATAACTTTTCTGAAACTCAGCCATATTCATATCTCTAGCTAAAGCCATGTGAGAAAATTGATTTTTAGCAACTAATATAAGACCTGAGGTATCCATATCTAGTCTACTTACTAATCTAACAATGCAATTCTCACCTTTTTCCATGAAATAGTTTAAAAGTCCATTAGATAAAGTACCTTTAGGATATGATTTTGTAGGGTGTACAACCATATTAGGTGCTTTATTTAACACAATTACATCTAAATCCTCATAGACAATATCTAAATCCATTTTTTCTGGTATTATATTTTGTTCTTCTTTTTTGTTTATTTTAATTTCAATTATATCCCCAACCTTTGTTTTGTTATTTAGCCTTGCCTTTTCACCATTTACCTTTATTCTTTCATCTTTTATTGCCTTAGTTATAAACCTACTTGATAATTTAGGTATTTCTCTCAAATATATTCTTAGCTTAATTTCTTCTTCACCATCTTTTACTTTGTATTTTATAATATTATCCATATTTTATCTCCTTAAATTTATATAATTATAAAGACATCATCTAAATAAAATAAAGACCATGTATAAAACACAGCCTTTATTTTCATTATTTAATATACT is part of the Haloimpatiens sp. FM7315 genome and harbors:
- a CDS encoding helix-hairpin-helix domain-containing protein, which gives rise to MFNDECFRKNKEKYIGSLVILVISIVFLIVGYNLSKPNYNNEDEKNCENMFVESKTIEKSNFKLESSSDTIVVDIKGAVNKPGVYNLKKDGRVKDLIEIASGFTKDADINRMHMSKKLKDEDLIYVYKIGEKENLDLNRTLEVSRNTSSYNNDSDGKKVNLNTASIEELKTLPGVGDVTANKIIEFREKNGGFKSLEDLLKIDRIGEKTLKKFRDKVEI
- the selD gene encoding selenide, water dikinase SelD, encoding MNNKRLTEMSKTSGUAAKIGPETLSKILNKLPKMQDNNLIVGIETSDDAAVYKLSEDMAIIQTLDFFTPVVDDPYTFGQIAATNSLSDIYAMGGKPTVALNIVCFPNCLPIDVLGEILKGGADKVLEAGAVVVGGHSVEDDEPKYGLSVTGVVNPNKVLKNCGCKEGEVLILTKPLGVGIINTAIKAELASKETYDKAVKNMTTLNKYAGEIVAKYPISACTDITGFGIMGHAYEMASGSENITIKLLKDNIPFIEEAKELSQMGLVPAGAYNNRGYLDGKYELKDVPEWLEDILFDPQTSGGLLVSISKDEAPKLLEELNKLEIKSSVIGEVVPFKEKYIVVE
- a CDS encoding FMN-dependent NADH-azoreductase — encoded protein: MKKILYISASSKPEDMSTSKTAGRYFINKFKCEDPQVVVEELDLYSEDIKDPNYKCFKGTAELVDGEEYESLREEDKNLVDRMNELCNQFLSADIYVIAAPMWSVSFPSILKRYIDSIMLNNKLIELREESVKGLLDDKPRDMVYIQSSGGIYPKILGGKFNHGVDYFHDIFKFLGVKRFEKVLIEGVDMNKVGRDKALEIAYEDIDLVVKRFSKDAVFKI
- a CDS encoding D-alanyl-D-alanine carboxypeptidase family protein, whose product is MHIFSYTVKASTPKPPEVSADGAILMDAKSLQILYSKNIDTSYPPASTTKIMTALLTFEKCNLDDLVTVGKNPPLADGSKIYIHVGEKLTVEQLLHGLLLSSANDCAETLAEYMAGSKENFAKMMNQRAKELGCTNTNFVNPSGLYNKEHKTSAKDLALIMNELVKHEEYIKIAKTSSYKIPKTNKMSEERPLWNGNRLIQSCSGYYYKYCEGGKTGYTVQSLHSYVASAKKDGHRLIVALVHDGHKTFFKDAPLLFNYGFDNFESLKLYSKGDTIDNYEINDNSKIPININEDFYYSFLKNQYQKDKTKVELKIEDLENKTIKKGTVIGKCLITYDNKTIGMAEVTAGSNYTPKEILGINMNFAKTKSKNSLYTYLLFALGILFISIISMRIIRKRKAKKNS